The Drosophila mauritiana strain mau12 chromosome 2R, ASM438214v1, whole genome shotgun sequence genome has a segment encoding these proteins:
- the LOC117135520 gene encoding uncharacterized protein LOC117135520, translating into MQLFSSFHSILIVCCVLLIDGTHSKLNLRYAILRQKQAAKATQNETLAHQQRIKYDAQKTMKVMFYKNNTKTMEASAYDDAYDLSGSGCSPSDKFAIVLHGWIQSCSDEWALSLIERLSYYRGGCVMCIDYSVVASSSYMRLYTNFDTLTGAISSIILTLFRQGFDPKRGYMFGFSFGGQLASAVGRSLRPHHIIESIDTCDMAGPGFDPIAVDHSKAGKHVQCFHSSRDKGTFVYSCHRNIMLGSCGLKQPSVASQLHLGSHGLCVDIYINTFDYPFYAVNYTPPECFTWQKAAKIPDGYTVGYEENFDSQVTGQIFVPTSLHYPYNLSKKQLKLLTNLA; encoded by the exons ATGCAGTTGTTCAGTAGTTTCCACTCAATCCTAATTGTTTGCTGTGTTCTCTTAATTGATGGAACGCACTCGAAACTGAATCTGAGATATGCCATTTTGAGGCAAAAGCAAGCAGCGAAGGCCACGCAAAATGAGACTTTGG CCCACCAGCAGAGAATCAAATATGATGCCCAGAAGACCATGAAGGTGATGTTCTACAAGAACAACACCAAAACCATGGAGGCTTCGGCCTACGACGATGCCTACGATCTCAGTGGGTCGGGTTGCTCGCCCTCGGACAAGTTCGCCATAGTTCTGCATGGATGGATCCAAAGTTGTTCGGACGAGTGGGCGCTGTCGCTTATTGAAA GACTGAGTTACTACCGCGGCGGATGCGTGATGTGCATAGACTACAGTGTGGTCGCCAGTTCCTCGTACATGCG GCTGTACACAAACTTTGACACCCTCACCGGCGCCATATCCTCCATTATCCTAACGCTGTTCAGGCAGGGATTCGATCCAAAACGAGGCTATATGTTTGGCTTCAGCTTCGGCGGACAACTGGCTTCAGCGGTGGGAAGATCCCTACGACCACACCACATAATCGAGAGCATAGACA CGTGTGATATGGCCGGGCCCGGGTTCGATCCCATTGCGGTCGACCACTCCAAGGCCGGCAAGCATGTGCAGTGCTTCCACTCGAGCCGCGACAAGGGCACCTTCGTCTACTCCTGCCACCGCAACATAATGCTCGGCAGCTGCGGCCTCAAGCAGCCCTCGGTGGCCAGTCAGCTCCACCTGGGCAGCCATGGCCTCTGCGTCGACATATACATCAACACGTTCGACTACCCCTTCTACGCCGTGAACTACACCCCGCCGGAGTGCTTCACCTGGCAAAAGGCGGCCAAGATACCAGATGGCTACACGGTGGGCTACGAGGAGAACTTCGACAGCCAGGTCACGGGGCAGATCTTCGTGCCCACCAGCCTGCACTACCCCTACAACTTGTCCAAGAAACAGCTAAAGCTGCTGACTAACTTAGCTTAG